The Streptococcus sp. VT 162 genome has a window encoding:
- a CDS encoding molecular chaperone DnaJ (chaperone Hsp40; co-chaperone with DnaK; Participates actively in the response to hyperosmotic and heat shock by preventing the aggregation of stress-denatured proteins and by disaggregating proteins, also in an autonomous, dnaK-independent fashion), which produces MNNTEFYDRLGVSKNASADEIKKAYRKLSKKYHPDINKEPGAEEKYKEVQEAYETLSDDQKRAAYDQYGAAGANGGFGGAGGFGGFDGAGGFGGFEDIFSSFFGGGGASRNPNAPRQGDDLQYRVNLTFEEAIFGAEKEVKYNREASCRTCNGSGAKPGTSPVTCGRCHGAGVINVDTQTPLGMMRRQVTCDVCHGRGKEIKDPCTTCHGTGHEKQAHSVHVKIPAGVETGQQIRLAGQGEAGFNGGPYGDLYVVVSVEASDKFEREGTTIFYKLNLNIVQATLGDTVEIPTVHGDVELVIPEGTQTGKKFRLRGKGAPSLRGGAVGDQYVTVNVVTPTGLNDRQKAALKEFAAAGDLKVNPKKKGFFDHIKDAFEGE; this is translated from the coding sequence ATGAACAATACTGAATTTTATGATCGTCTGGGGGTGTCAAAAAACGCTTCGGCAGACGAGATCAAAAAGGCTTATCGTAAGCTTTCAAAAAAATACCACCCAGATATCAACAAGGAGCCTGGTGCTGAGGAAAAATACAAGGAAGTTCAAGAAGCCTATGAGACTTTGAGTGACGACCAAAAACGTGCAGCCTACGACCAATATGGTGCTGCAGGTGCCAACGGTGGCTTTGGTGGTGCTGGCGGTTTTGGTGGCTTTGACGGAGCAGGTGGCTTCGGTGGTTTTGAAGATATCTTTTCAAGTTTTTTCGGGGGAGGCGGAGCTTCACGCAATCCAAACGCTCCTCGTCAAGGGGATGATCTCCAGTACCGTGTGAACTTGACCTTTGAAGAAGCCATCTTCGGAGCTGAAAAAGAAGTTAAGTACAACCGTGAAGCAAGCTGTCGTACCTGTAATGGATCTGGTGCTAAGCCAGGGACAAGTCCAGTCACTTGTGGACGCTGTCATGGCGCTGGTGTCATTAATGTCGATACGCAGACTCCGCTTGGTATGATGCGACGTCAAGTAACTTGTGATGTCTGTCATGGTCGCGGAAAAGAAATCAAGGATCCATGTACAACTTGTCATGGAACAGGTCATGAAAAACAAGCTCATAGCGTACATGTGAAAATTCCTGCTGGTGTGGAAACTGGTCAACAAATTCGCCTAGCTGGTCAAGGTGAAGCAGGCTTTAACGGTGGGCCTTACGGAGACTTGTATGTAGTGGTTTCAGTAGAAGCCAGCGATAAGTTTGAACGTGAAGGAACAACTATTTTCTACAAGTTAAATCTTAATATTGTCCAAGCTACTCTTGGAGATACTGTGGAAATTCCAACCGTGCATGGAGATGTTGAATTGGTTATCCCAGAAGGAACACAGACTGGCAAGAAATTCCGTCTACGTGGTAAGGGAGCACCTAGCCTTCGTGGCGGTGCCGTTGGTGACCAATATGTTACTGTCAATGTCGTGACTCCGACAGGTTTGAACGACCGCCAAAAAGCAGCGCTTAAAGAATTCGCAGCTGCAGGTGACTTGAAAGTCAATCCAAAGAAAAAAGGCTTCTTTGATCATATAAAAGATGCCTTTGAAGGAGAATAA
- a CDS encoding histidine triad protein, which translates to MSDCIFCKIIAGEIPASKVYEDEHVLAFLDISQVTPGHTLIVPKEHYRNLLEMDAASASQLFAQVPTVAQKVMKATKAVGMNIIANCEEVAGQTVFHTHVHLVPRYGAEDDLKIDFIAHEPDFDKLAQVAETIKNA; encoded by the coding sequence ATGTCAGATTGCATTTTTTGTAAGATCATCGCAGGGGAGATTCCTGCTTCAAAAGTATACGAAGATGAGCATGTTCTTGCCTTTCTTGATATCTCTCAAGTAACGCCTGGACACACCCTCATTGTACCAAAAGAGCACTATCGCAATCTTTTGGAGATGGATGCTGCAAGTGCCAGCCAACTCTTTGCCCAAGTGCCAACAGTGGCTCAAAAAGTCATGAAGGCTACCAAGGCTGTCGGCATGAATATCATCGCCAACTGTGAGGAAGTTGCTGGTCAAACAGTCTTTCATACTCACGTGCATCTCGTACCCCGCTACGGTGCAGAAGATGACCTCAAGATTGACTTTATCGCCCACGAACCTGACTTTGACAAACTTGCCCAAGTCGCTGAAACCATTAAAAACGCTTAA
- a CDS encoding multidrug ABC transporter ATP-binding protein: MLEIKNLTGGYVHVPVLKDVSFTVESGQLVGLIGLNGAGKSTTINEIIGLLTPYSGEIKINGLTLREDATSYRKQIGYIPETPSLYEELTLREHIETVAMAYGIEQKVAFDRVEPLLKMFRLDQKLDWFPVHFSKGMKQKVMIICAFVVDPSLFIVDEPFLGLDPLAISDLIQLLEVEKQKGKSILMSTHVLDSAEKMCDAFVILHKGEVRAQGNLQQLRETFSMPEASLNDIYLALTKEEEL; the protein is encoded by the coding sequence ATGTTAGAAATTAAAAACCTGACAGGTGGCTATGTTCACGTCCCTGTCTTGAAAGATGTGTCCTTTACCGTTGAAAGTGGGCAGTTGGTCGGTTTAATTGGTCTCAATGGTGCTGGGAAATCAACGACAATTAATGAGATCATTGGTCTGTTGACACCTTACAGTGGGGAAATCAAGATTAACGGTCTCACCCTGCGAGAAGATGCGACCAGCTATCGCAAGCAGATTGGCTATATCCCAGAAACGCCTAGTCTGTATGAGGAATTGACCCTCAGGGAGCATATCGAGACGGTTGCCATGGCCTATGGTATTGAGCAAAAAGTGGCTTTTGATCGTGTGGAACCTTTGTTAAAAATGTTTCGTTTGGATCAAAAATTAGACTGGTTTCCAGTACATTTCTCAAAAGGGATGAAGCAGAAGGTCATGATTATCTGTGCTTTTGTGGTGGATCCGAGTCTTTTCATCGTTGATGAGCCTTTTCTTGGGCTCGATCCGCTGGCCATTTCTGACTTGATTCAGCTTCTAGAAGTGGAAAAGCAAAAAGGCAAGTCCATTCTCATGAGTACCCACGTGCTAGACTCAGCAGAAAAGATGTGTGATGCCTTTGTCATTCTCCACAAGGGAGAGGTTCGGGCTCAGGGGAATCTCCAGCAACTGCGCGAGACCTTTAGCATGCCTGAAGCGAGTTTGAATGATATTTACTTGGCTCTGACCAAAGAGGAGGAGCTATGA
- a CDS encoding multidrug ABC transporter permease, producing MKDLFLKRKQAFRKECVSYLRYVLNDHFVLFLLVLIGFLAYQYSQLLQHFPENHWPILLFLVIVSILLLAWGGIATYMEGPDKLFLLVSEEEVKSHLKGQTVRSLVFWLFVQTLFLLLFAPLFLAMGYGLPVFLVYVLLLGVVKYLLFRQKASKFCTETGLDWDYVIAQESKRKQVLLRFFALFTQVKGVSNSVKRRAYLDFILKAVQKVPSKIWQNLYLRSYLRNGDLFALSLRLLLLSLLAVIFIEQSWIATAVVVLFNYLLLFQLLALYHAFDYQYLTQLFPLEKGEKEKGLKQIVLGVGSAVLLLELLVGAVVFQEKIALLALVGASLFLQLFYLPYQLKRLVDE from the coding sequence ATGAAAGACTTGTTTTTAAAGCGAAAGCAGGCTTTTCGTAAGGAGTGTGTCAGTTATCTGCGCTATGTTCTCAATGACCACTTTGTCTTGTTCCTGCTAGTTCTCATCGGTTTTCTAGCTTACCAGTACAGTCAACTCCTGCAACATTTTCCTGAAAACCACTGGCCTATTCTCTTGTTTTTAGTAATAGTATCTATCTTGCTTTTGGCTTGGGGAGGAATCGCGACCTACATGGAAGGACCTGACAAGCTCTTTCTCTTAGTCAGTGAAGAGGAGGTTAAGTCTCACCTCAAAGGGCAGACAGTGCGCTCACTAGTCTTTTGGCTCTTTGTCCAAACCCTTTTCTTGCTTTTATTTGCGCCCTTATTTTTAGCCATGGGTTATGGCTTGCCAGTTTTTCTGGTCTATGTGCTTTTATTGGGAGTAGTAAAATATCTCCTCTTTCGTCAAAAGGCCAGCAAATTTTGTACTGAAACTGGCCTCGACTGGGACTATGTCATTGCCCAAGAAAGCAAGCGCAAGCAAGTCTTGCTTCGTTTCTTTGCTCTCTTTACTCAGGTCAAGGGGGTTTCAAATAGTGTCAAACGTCGCGCTTATCTGGATTTTATCCTTAAAGCAGTTCAGAAAGTGCCGAGCAAGATTTGGCAAAACCTCTATCTTCGTTCTTATCTGCGAAATGGAGATCTCTTTGCCCTCAGTCTCCGTCTCTTACTCCTATCCTTGTTAGCTGTGATCTTCATCGAGCAATCCTGGATCGCGACAGCAGTAGTAGTTTTATTTAACTATCTCCTGCTCTTTCAGTTACTGGCCCTCTATCATGCCTTTGACTACCAGTACTTGACTCAGCTCTTTCCACTAGAAAAAGGGGAGAAAGAGAAGGGATTGAAACAGATTGTGCTTGGTGTGGGAAGTGCAGTTCTTTTGCTGGAATTGCTAGTCGGAGCAGTGGTTTTTCAAGAAAAAATAGCCTTGTTGGCTCTTGTAGGGGCTAGTCTCTTCCTACAATTGTTTTATTTGCCTTACCAACTAAAAAGATTGGTTGACGAATAG
- a CDS encoding aminoglycoside phosphotransferase produces MDLGDNELTLTPIPGKSGKAYMGSYPDGKRVFVKMNTSPILPGLAREQIAPQLLWTRRLPDGRDMCAQEWLTGKILTPYDMNRKQIINILNRLHRSRPLMKQLSRLGYTMETPVDLLRSWQQGVPEILKQNHYLNSVIAELGKTVPGFREDHATIVHGDLRHSNWIETESGLVYLVDWDSVRLTDRMFDVAHLLCHYIPDHQWRQWLRDYGYKYNQTVLDKLYWYGQYSYLNQIAKYCENQDLDNVNREIYALRVFRDKYGKKR; encoded by the coding sequence ATGGACTTGGGTGATAATGAGCTAACGCTGACCCCTATCCCTGGGAAGAGTGGCAAAGCTTATATGGGAAGCTACCCTGATGGGAAGCGCGTCTTTGTAAAAATGAACACCTCTCCAATCCTACCTGGGCTAGCCAGAGAACAAATCGCTCCTCAATTACTATGGACTCGTCGTTTGCCAGATGGCCGTGATATGTGTGCTCAGGAATGGCTGACGGGTAAAATCTTGACCCCTTACGATATGAATCGCAAGCAGATTATCAATATCTTGAACCGCCTTCACCGCTCGCGTCCTTTGATGAAGCAGTTGAGCCGTTTGGGATACACCATGGAAACACCAGTTGATTTGCTACGTTCTTGGCAGCAAGGGGTTCCAGAAATCTTGAAGCAGAATCACTATTTGAACAGTGTGATTGCGGAGCTAGGTAAGACGGTTCCAGGTTTTAGGGAAGACCATGCAACGATTGTGCACGGGGATCTTCGTCATAGTAATTGGATTGAAACAGAGAGTGGACTCGTTTATCTAGTGGATTGGGATTCGGTTCGTCTGACGGATCGTATGTTTGATGTGGCGCATTTGCTATGCCACTACATTCCGGATCATCAGTGGCGCCAATGGTTGAGAGACTACGGCTATAAGTACAATCAGACAGTGTTAGATAAATTGTATTGGTATGGTCAGTATTCTTATTTGAACCAGATTGCCAAATACTGTGAAAATCAAGATTTAGACAATGTAAACCGGGAGATTTATGCCTTGCGCGTCTTCCGTGACAAGTATGGAAAGAAGAGATGA
- a CDS encoding tRNA (guanine-N7)-methyltransferase translates to MRVRNRKGATELLEANPQYVVLNPLEAKGKWRDLFGNDHPIHVEVGSGKGAFVSGMAKQNPDINYIGIDIQKSVLSYALDKVLEVGVPNIKLLWVDGSDLTDYFEDGEIDRLYLNFSDPWPKKRHEKRRLTYKSFLDTFKRILPENGEIHFKTDNRGLFEYSLVSFSQYGMKLNGVWLDLHASDFEGNVMTEYEQKFSSKGQVIYRVEAEF, encoded by the coding sequence ATGAGAGTTAGAAATCGTAAAGGGGCGACAGAATTACTAGAGGCCAATCCTCAGTATGTGGTCCTCAATCCCTTGGAAGCTAAAGGGAAATGGCGAGACTTGTTTGGAAATGATCATCCTATTCATGTAGAGGTTGGAAGTGGGAAAGGGGCCTTCGTATCAGGAATGGCCAAGCAAAATCCTGACATCAACTACATTGGGATTGATATCCAAAAGTCGGTATTGAGTTATGCCTTGGATAAGGTATTAGAAGTTGGAGTGCCCAACATCAAGTTGCTGTGGGTAGATGGTTCAGATCTGACCGACTACTTTGAAGACGGTGAGATTGATCGTCTCTACCTAAACTTTTCAGATCCCTGGCCTAAAAAACGCCATGAAAAACGTCGTTTGACTTACAAGAGTTTCTTGGATACCTTCAAGCGCATCTTGCCTGAGAATGGGGAAATCCATTTCAAGACAGACAATCGTGGCTTGTTTGAGTACAGTCTAGTGAGCTTTTCTCAGTATGGGATGAAACTTAATGGGGTTTGGCTAGACTTGCATGCCAGTGATTTTGAAGGCAATGTCATGACAGAGTATGAGCAAAAATTCTCCAGCAAGGGTCAAGTGATCTACCGAGTTGAGGCAGAATTTTAA
- a CDS encoding ribosome maturation protein RimP: MDTIATIVELVREVVEPVIQAPFELVDIEYGKIGSDMILSIFVDKPEGITLNDTADLTEIISPVLDTIKPDPFPEQYFLEITSPGLERPLKTKDAVAGAVGKYIHVGLYQAIDKQKVFEGTLVSFEEDELTMEYMDKTRKKTVQIPYSLVSKARLAVKL, translated from the coding sequence GTGGACACAATCGCAACAATCGTAGAATTAGTCAGAGAAGTTGTAGAACCTGTCATCCAAGCACCTTTCGAGCTCGTGGATATCGAGTATGGAAAGATTGGCAGTGACATGATTCTCAGTATTTTTGTAGATAAACCCGAAGGAATTACCTTGAACGACACGGCAGACTTGACAGAAATCATCAGTCCTGTTCTAGACACCATCAAGCCCGATCCCTTCCCAGAACAATATTTCCTAGAAATCACCAGTCCAGGCTTGGAACGTCCTTTGAAAACCAAGGATGCTGTCGCTGGAGCGGTTGGGAAATACATCCATGTCGGGCTCTACCAAGCCATCGATAAGCAAAAAGTCTTTGAAGGAACCTTGGTATCCTTTGAAGAGGACGAGTTGACCATGGAATATATGGACAAGACACGTAAGAAAACCGTCCAAATTCCATACAGTTTAGTATCAAAAGCACGTTTAGCAGTAAAACTATAG
- a CDS encoding transcription elongation factor NusA: MSKEMLEAFRILEEDKGIKKEDIIDAVVESLRSAYRRRYGQSDSVAIDFNEKTGDFTVYTVREVVDEVFDSRLEISLKDALAINSAYELGDKIKFEEAPAEFGRVAAQSAKQTIMEKMRKQTRAITYNTYKEHEQEIMSGTVERFDNRFIYVNLGSIEAQLSKQDQIPGEVFASHDRIEVYVYKVEDNPRGVNVFVSRSHPEMIKRLMEQEIPEVYDGTVEIMSVAREAGDRTKVAVRSHNPNVDAIGTIVGRGGANIKKITSKFHPARYDAKSDRMIPVEENIDVIEWVADPAEFIYNAIAPAEVDQVIFDENDSKRALVVVPDNKLSLAIGRRGQNVRLAAHLTGYRIDIKSASEFEAMEEAGQVDYAAADELTEE; this comes from the coding sequence ATGAGTAAAGAAATGCTAGAGGCCTTCCGCATTTTGGAAGAAGACAAGGGTATCAAAAAAGAAGACATCATCGACGCAGTAGTAGAGTCGCTTCGTTCCGCTTATCGCAGACGCTATGGTCAATCTGACAGCGTAGCTATCGACTTCAATGAAAAGACAGGTGACTTTACTGTCTATACTGTTCGTGAAGTTGTAGATGAAGTATTTGATAGCCGTTTGGAAATCAGCTTGAAAGATGCCCTTGCCATTAATTCAGCCTATGAGCTTGGTGACAAAATCAAGTTTGAAGAAGCACCAGCTGAGTTTGGTCGTGTAGCAGCCCAATCTGCTAAACAAACCATCATGGAAAAAATGCGCAAGCAAACACGTGCCATCACCTACAATACTTATAAGGAACATGAACAAGAAATCATGTCTGGTACAGTAGAACGATTTGACAACCGCTTTATCTATGTCAACCTTGGCAGCATTGAAGCCCAATTGTCAAAACAAGACCAAATCCCTGGAGAAGTGTTTGCTTCCCACGACCGTATCGAAGTTTATGTCTACAAGGTTGAAGACAACCCTCGTGGTGTCAACGTCTTTGTTAGCCGTAGCCATCCAGAAATGATCAAACGCTTGATGGAACAAGAAATTCCAGAAGTTTACGATGGAACTGTTGAAATTATGAGCGTAGCCCGTGAAGCTGGTGACCGTACGAAAGTTGCTGTTCGTAGCCACAATCCAAACGTGGACGCTATCGGGACAATCGTTGGACGTGGTGGTGCTAATATCAAGAAAATCACCAGCAAATTCCACCCAGCTCGTTACGATGCTAAGAGCGACCGCATGATTCCTGTCGAAGAAAACATCGACGTTATCGAGTGGGTAGCAGATCCAGCTGAGTTTATCTACAATGCCATCGCACCGGCAGAGGTTGACCAAGTTATCTTTGATGAAAATGACAGCAAACGTGCCTTGGTCGTTGTACCTGATAACAAGCTATCTCTTGCCATCGGTCGTCGTGGACAAAACGTTCGCTTGGCAGCTCATTTGACAGGTTACCGTATCGATATCAAGTCTGCAAGTGAATTTGAAGCTATGGAAGAAGCAGGTCAAGTTGATTACGCAGCTGCGGATGAATTGACAGAAGAATAA
- a CDS encoding DNA-binding protein, producing MKTRKIPLRKSVVSNEVIDKRDLLRIVKNKEGQVFIDPTGKANGRGAYIKLDNAEALEAKKKKVFNRSFNMEVEESFYDELIAYVDHKVKRRELGLE from the coding sequence ATGAAAACAAGAAAAATCCCTTTGCGCAAGTCTGTTGTATCCAATGAAGTGATTGATAAGCGTGATTTGCTCCGCATTGTCAAGAACAAAGAAGGACAGGTCTTTATCGATCCGACAGGCAAGGCCAATGGCCGTGGCGCTTATATCAAGCTAGACAATGCAGAAGCCCTAGAGGCAAAAAAGAAGAAAGTCTTTAACCGCAGCTTTAACATGGAAGTGGAAGAAAGCTTTTATGACGAGTTGATCGCTTATGTAGATCACAAAGTGAAAAGAAGAGAGTTAGGACTTGAATAA